A segment of the Labrus mixtus chromosome 15, fLabMix1.1, whole genome shotgun sequence genome:
ACAGAAAGTCCACGTCTTGCCACTGCATACCTCAGTACAacgttttaataaataatatcaaaataaatacattaaaggtACTGCATCCGTTAAGACACACAGATTGCATATCAACCACACAAATTAACAGTCACTCTGTTTGTACACAAAAAATGCAATCTGTTGTCAATCTGCTTAAGGCAAATTgtagcacagaaaaaaaatccatgttgTGCAtgattttaaagatgatttctgTGGCTGCAGGTCATTTCCCCAGTGAATATGTTGTATGCCATGGCTTACTACCATCATGCATTGACGTCTTTGGTCAGAAGAGGCCGTCGCTGTTGGTAACTTCTGGCCCAACCTTGCACAACCTGGGGACATAAAACGGCAAGTGCGAGTTTAGGGTACCTGGTCCTCTTTAAAGGCATACACAAAGTATTCTGAACATGGAAAACTGTTACAACTATGACAAGGGATCAGTTCATTGAAATGACACATTCAAAGAGATTCTTCTTGACCACAGAAATATCAAGCTACAAAGATGTTCCACTTTTGTGTTAAACATGCATAgtctaaaatatatttcattacaCTGAGTCTTGGTTCTTCAGGATGATCCTAAGTGTAAATAGTATCTTTGTAATTACATTATCAAAAAGTTCTCCCCATGACTGCTGTTGACAGCTGATTCTGTGTATTTCTTCTAGAATATGGATGCCGGGGAAAGAAAATGGTGCAATAGAGGTTTTTTAgcaccaaaaataaaatccagttCAATTTCTCCTCATGAGATAAGTGGTGGTCATCTCAAGGATAACTTACTAGGGGTGCCAGATGGTCTAGCAATTATCTCccttgtacggaggctatagtcctgaTCACAGTTgcctgtgggttcgaatctgacctcagctcttttgctgcatgtcatggcccactctctcctcccaacaacctgtctctcttcagttgtccAATCCGATCAAGGGAAAAAGGCCCAAatcataacttaaaaaaaaaaaaaaaggataactAACTAAAATAATCTTGTAGAAAGTGGAAATCCAGCAGAAATAAGTAAGATCATGTTTTCTTGATTTGGGTAAAATGGTCCTTTAAGGACATAGAACTAGCCTCTTAAACCAATGCAGAACTGTCCATTTTCCCATTAAACTTGATGGACAATTTTGTCATTGGACAATGATGCCACCTAGTGTTGCTCAtggcttggtgtgtgtgttttgttgtttttcactgaaAACAACCAGTccaataatttaatttattgtagCAATGAATACACATTTTATGTTCTGGGTATTTCTCAACTGGAGTCTTTGTACAAAGACAAGTATCAGATGAGCAGGAAAGACATTTTCGTCTGAGTGATCTTTATATGAAATGATTATTCATCAGgaagaatacatttatttgttttctatttttaaaatataccaAGAAATGGTAAAAGGCCAATCTTTACGTAGTTTCAGTTATGTTGTTTCAAACTGAAACAAGCCACGGACTGTCACTCTGAGTCATTTGAGGATTGCTGTTAAAACAAGTAGTGCAACCTTTGTAGTATAGAAATGCTACTTTTACTCTACTGTACTTGAGGGAGGAAGTGGATGAACAATTGAGGAACAGCTTTGCCGTTAGAGTGACTGACATAACCAAGCAAAACCGCatcggaaaaaaaaactacacattatGTGAAAACAAGACAGCAGCTGACGTTACGTTTTAATGAAGACGTGCTCACTCTGACACGTTTAAACCAAACCTCTCCATTTAGAATGCATACCTTTCATAAGATAACGGTGTAATTAAACCACAACTTTTCCCAGAGGACACAAAACTTCTACGCTTTAATTCGTTGTGCAAACTAATGGTGCATCATACCCGCGTATCCTCTTCTCTCCACAATATCTCTTGTTCAGCCTCATTTAGTTCCTCTGAAGGATCATATGTGTAAACTGGCAGCAGCTGATGCCGCAGTCTGTCAACTCTGAGagacaaaatgaaaggaaaacaaccattggattaataaaaaaaacaagtttatcaCAAAAGTGTCGTTTAAAATGAATGCAGATGTAATGTCTCACCTTCTTTTCTTACGTATATACATGACCTAAAACAGACAAAGTGAAGAGGAGTATATGGTTAAAGCGTGTTTCTAACTTTGTGAAGGTCGTGTTATGCAAACCAATCCATCTAGCTACTCACCACAGCTGCAGCTATTCCGACAATGGTGATGAGGAAAAATGGCACCAACACATAGCCGACTGCCACATCCCCATCTATGATGGCAGGGGGCTgagtggtggtgttgttgttcaTTGCATATGTTCAGTAAAGGGGGGACACAGGGGGCTGCATGTGCAGGGGCCTTTACAAGCAGCAGACCCCCCTTCCTATGGTAGACACTGTGCAGCGGCTCTCCCTTGTTGTTTATGCCTCATCCTCGTCGTTCATGTGACTACCACATGGTATCGCCGCCCTCCCTTAATGGGCGATAAGTCTGTAGGAAcacggaagaaaaaaaaggagaattaGCACTCAGTTTTCTTTCAGATTAGCTGTAAAATAGGAAAGTGTCAGACACACGACATGTTAGAAAGCTGGTTGTGTTGCAATTCGACGCAATGTCTTTTAGTTGACAGGCATTTGCTCGTGTATTTAAAGCAGactgctgtataaataaagcttCCGTTACCGTTAGCTGCGCAGGTACATGTCGCCGTTTCTAACACgattttaaagcaacaaactaGCCGATGAGCTTCATTTCTTAACAGCGTGAATAGTCAAATTCGTTTATTATAATTTCCACCCAGTCATCACTTACTGTATGATTTGATAACTCTTCTCTTTCGGGGAACGTTAAGTCACGGCTCGCTGGTCTTCCGGTTGCAGTAGTGATGgttacacttcctgtttgaatccttcaaaataaaactgtcatGACCCCGTGACACCAAGAGTGAAATACCATAtggaattaaaataattattgaaaCGTGGATTGAAACATTTATGTTACCCTaacacaattatttttatttaggtTTGGGgtacataaaaatacaaatcagtattttgcacattttttttactttttcatcaatattaattcAATTACCAGTAATCTTTTTCTTGAGTGATGTTCATTTTTGAATTTATACACAGACTTCAAACAGGTCCAGCTGTCATGgtactggattttttttcttaaatgtaggTTGGAATCTCTTGGTATTTACATTTAttggaaaatacaaaatatctaTTAAGGTTATAATTTAACTGATTCCAAGTCACATTTTATATCTACTGCGGCAAATTTGATTGTATGAGTGAGCACTACATCCCAGCCAcctaagaaaaatacaaaataaagaaaatataatccaTGTTCATGATCGCGCAGAGCTGGATTTGATCTCACTAAAACAAAATTAACACCTATTCCCCTATGTCCTGCCTTACAGGAATGCGCCACCTGAACAGTGGCATTTCTTCAAATCCATTACATATTCATTTATGATGTCAGCATCCTGGTCACATTTTAGTTTGGCTGCTTACAACTGCTGGTTACCTCGGTTAATCTTCAAATACCCGCACATAGGCCTATAAAGGGTTTTTTCTGAGGTAAATAAACGTGGAATAACCTCAAGAATCGGGATTTAAGACTTCCGAGTTCCGAGATACCTGGGAAGTCGGGAACTCagaatttccgacttccgacATATCGGAGAAGTCGGAAATTCTGAGTTCCGACTTCCGGCATATCGGAGAAGTCGGAACTCAGAATTTCCGACTTTCCGACTTTCTCGGAAGTCCGAACTCGGAATATCCGACTTCTGAGTTCTGAGGTCAGAAGTCGGAATTCGGAACtcggaatttccgacttccTAGTTCCGAGATATCTGGGAAGTCGGAACACAGAATTTCCAACTTGCGACATATCTGGGAAGACTCGGACTCGGCATAACCTCCAaattttttgggggaaaaaacacgGCATAACCTAGGAACTtggaatttccgacttccgagGTAAGTAAACGCGGAATAACCTCGGGAATCGGAATTTAAGACTTCCGAGCTCCGAGTTCCGACtcggaatttccgacttccgagACTTCCGACTCGGAAGTCGGAAGTCAGAAGTTCAGAAAATTCAGAGTTCCAACTTCCCAGGTATCTCAGACCTTGGATGTCGGAAATTCCGAGTTCTGACCTCGGAACACGGAACACGGAAGTCGGAAATTTGAGTTaactgcgttccagttgcaagttggaaaagcaacatggacgcctccaggagtaccttttgtttttttagctatTACCAggcgataacaacacactacgtgatAGTTTTCTGACcgaaaacaacatgaaaacacctccacagagagaacttgcacgataacatcggtgtgattgatttaattacacaaaaagaggacGAAGCTACTATTAAACTCAACAGTTACAGCTTATGCTGCGTTCCAGTTTTTCCAACGTTTTGCTCAATTATCACTTTAAACAGCAACTTTTCACCGATCTTTTTCCTAGCATCAACACTTTTTGTGCTGTTCccgactttccgaactgaaatcaagtgaacacactgaagtcggaagaacgacttcccaaatTGGAATCTTCAAATCACCcaagcagcacatgaatgcagcattacctaacaaaacaaaggtactgcTGGatgcgtccatgttgcttttctgacttgcaactggaacgcagttAACTCGGGTGTGACGCCGACTTCCGACTTCCGAGGGGCTAAACTCCACTGTGCGCGTTACAGAGACCAGAGGACAATTGTAAACGCGCtaccatgtagagacagaaatgacatgccgtcgtgtaaataagataaatgaCATTAGgctatttagtttgtttaataaaaggacaaggtatagacctgttctataggaaaggtatccttatgaCTTCAGTTGTGATCTGGCACGATatagaaaatgaattaaataactgcgattcctttttcagagtatcgatgtgaaccttgacacctttgaatcgatttttaactgcctcacgattaatctttacatgcCTATTGAATTGTGATCATAATTGTAGCTCACCTCCCTTAGGTCGCTgtgatttgaattttttttctttaagactTTCACAGCTACAGTCTCTTCAGTGTCACGTTTGACACATTTGATCAGTGATCAAATGATTTGATGAAGTGAATATGGTATCCCCGTTATCTCAACACATTATCTTCAAATTAAGTGAAAAATAGTCCAAAGAGCAAgatagaatttatttaaaaacgtCTACGGATATTTGGCAGATAATTACAACTGTTAGTAAGGCTTCATCGTCAGAAATCTAGATATAAAATTGTCAAAGGAGCATCTGAGACCCTCTTTAAAGGTCTGTTTTTGAAAGTCCAATACATAATACCTCACATACATTCTCACAGGGGCGGATGTGACTCAGCAGAGTCGCGTCTCTCAATCGGAGGGTTCggtccccagctcctacagcaacatgtccgatgtgtacttgggcaagacgcttaaccccaaattgctcccactgcttcggcAGCGGTatatgaatgcgtatgaatggtattagttacttctgatgttcAATTTCCTTagaacctctgccatcagtgtgtgaatgtgtaggtgtgacctgtggtgtaaaagcgctttgagtagtcagaagactagaaaagcgctatataagctcaaatccatttaccatttaccatttaccacaCAGTCTACACTTTACTTCTTCTTTCCAACTAAAACATCCATCCAAGTTAGCTTGAACATTTTCCTCCCTCAAAAACACGTCTAAGTATATTTAAAGGCCTGGTCCAAATGATCATGCTTAGGtttccttcagtgtttgtgcgaataaaacatttaatttcctcCTACCAAAAGCTGCTTATATACAGTTAGTACCTTCTTAAAATTAGCCAGCCAAACTATTCCCAGCCTTGAtatgatatttatttacattgtaGATAGAGCTATGTCAAccagaaaaaacaaatcaattgtAGAGGTGGTTACAAGCAGTCACCTGCTGTTCCTTCTCTTCTGACCTTTGGCTAATTGAATACCTCAGTTAAAATATACATTATGATACTAAGGTTGTGTATTTCATTGGGTCTCCACTCTTTACTTCCCCTTTTTGTAAGTGTAAGTTTTACTGTCTTGACCTcagaaacttttcttttatataaaagagtaaacaaacaatgGTTTACCTGTTTCAGGTCTGATGTAGGTCAACTGTTGTTCATTCCAGTTGTTTGGAATTGTTTTTAATCAGCTTTGTTCACCAGTTGTGCttagatgttgttttctgtctggtAGCTGAGAGTAGAAAGACCGGTGTCTCCACGTCATGGTGTATATTTCAATGTCGAACTTCGTTATGATGTCGTTTATGTTCTAGAACTCTGTGTATTCCAACCAATGTACATGATACAATTaccaaaatgtaataattacagtgttttaatttatttatgacTTATCATTCACACAGAAGAGCTAACTTCTAGTTAGTTATTTTTGTacacttttaataaataatttactaTTGTGTCTCTATTAAGGTTATCAACATTACTTGAGCAATACAGGCAGTGTGCAGGAGCTCCTTTGCAATTGTTGGTTATGAAAAAAGACAACCAGTTACCCAATATTGGGGGCCTACAGtaggacttgtatttttttgttactgtggcatcaatattgtttgatttttactcatATGGTATCTAAGTTTCAAATTCAGGTATGGTGACAACAATACCTTTAACATGGCTCCATTCATGCCCTTCACTCTATTCAGATATGTTTTATCTACTAATCTCACTTTACCTACAAAATATGATAATAATGCTGTTGGAAAAACAGTCAAGATACTTTTAACTGACTCAATCAATTCAAGGTTACAATactacaatgaaaaaaaagataattataaCTTAAAGACTTGCATTCAAAGTTACTAACAGTGTTTAGTTTAAAAGCAGATATAGACACATTTACTGAAACTATCAGACATATTAAAAGAATCATTACTGGGGTTCCAGGTAGCCCAGTGGTTATGTCACACGGGCAATGTACAGAGGCAGTAGTCCTCATTGCTGTGGCCGTGGGTTCAAGCCCAACTACGCGCCCTTTGCTCCATGTCATCTCTgattctctcctcccaacatttcctctgtctcttcagctgtccgatctaatgaaggcaaaaaaggTCCCAAAATATCTTTACTCAttatgctgtttaaaaaaacgtgagttttgttttgttttaaataaccAGAAGAATTCTACAGAACGAAATAATTGCTCTTAATTTAGGCAAATCCTAAGAACATCACAATTTCAAGTTGGAATTCTTAAATATTACAATGTAAAAGGAAGGcaatgttgttgatgttttacaACATTGTTTGACAGAAGAAACCCCCATCTAATTTCAGTGTTATGCACTCTTAATTATTAAAAGATATGCTTATAAAattcatacaaaaaacatgtgtgGACATGTAAAATCGCTGTTTTAGAGACAACTAACAGCCTGCATAATCAGATGTTAAAATGAGTTTAAGTTTTTGCTTATGTTCAAACATTTGTCAccgtttctgtgtttttgcactGACAGACGGTTGCCACTAGATGTCACTGATCACCTTgagttttgaaaaaaaggggggcattaaatgtaaaaaaaaaaaaaaaaacataatttcacATGTCCATGTAACTGTTAGATAATCAGTCAGCTTATATGTGGAGTTGATGtgctttaatttaaatgtatagTGCTATTTGTGCAAGCTtgtaaacctaaaaaaaaaaaacataggccTTACAATGTGAGTCCCAAAATGATCAGGCTGCTTCCTgagaattatttatttttaatattgaaAATTAAAAGAGAATTTGATAAGCACAGAAAAATCAGCGAGTATAATCACTTCAAGGGAGACTAAATTCCCCTCGACAGTATACAGTATAaccacagcagagaggaggaggctttAAGGGTGAAGTGATTTATTAAGGAGAGTGAAGAAGGGGAGAAGAAAAGGCCTCCTCTGGTTTTATTTTGGCAGTCTTGTTTTCTAAGTGGGCTTTAATGTTTAAACTAATACATTTAATGAAATCATAATTATGTGATTATTCAGTGTTCTGTGCAGGTTAGTCATGCTGTAGAATCCAGAGCGGATAAGGGAAATGGTCATGCATGTTCCTGACTGTAAAACAAAGCATTGATGCATGACTCTAATGTCTGACACCAGTGATCACATCATGTATGATGGTTGTTTTCGTTTGACCATAAGCATAGTTATTTCTCCTCTGAATCAGACCAAAACCAGCATCCATTTGCTCCTCCAGCGACCTCCTCTCCCCACAACAAACACCTCATCTCTTCGTcaccctcactctctctgttaaaGGTTTAGATGTTGAGTGGCTCTGGCAGGGCGCTTTGCTCCACAGAGAGCTGAAAGCACCAACGCTGCAAAAACAAGAATCTTCTTTCCCCTGATTTAACAGAGATGTTCACTGATATCTaacttctgtgttttcattccaTTTCCTTGAGTGCAGATGTAGAAAACGATCACGATACCTCTGGCAGACTGAGTTTCAAAAGGCTTTGCACCAGTAAACAAAGAGTTAAAGGCGAATGTGGTATGCCTCATTGTTTGACCTTTAACACAGAGTGCACTAAAAAGGGAAGgatcatttgaaagaaaaataatcatttagTCACAGACAGCGACCAAGAATTTCTTGAATTAGGCCTTGTTGATGGAACATAAATTGTCACAATAGATCATAACAATCCAATCTTACACCGTCATGTACAAGTAGTTTAGATACATTTATGATGGCTTTGCAGCGTTTGCAATATTTCTGTAATATTACGTAGTTTctgaggttaaaaaaatgtatgaattctGCAAACAATCATACAAACAAGCAAGGAAACAAAACCTTCCTTTTGCACCTGAAACATTGGATGTAGAACCAGTGAGCCTGTTCAGCAGCCAAAGGACAAAAACACTCATCTCCCTCCCCTGCAGTGTAGGGCAATGTGGGCGTGATTGACAAGCAAAAAGCGGTGACGCCCCCTTTCGCCATACTCTCTTCTTATTTGTTGGAAAGTGGAAGTCACATTTGGGGCTCTCCCCCATTATTAATTACCAACATTTTAAACGCAGTATTTTTCAAAATGGTctaatattttttaatgcagaacTCTTTTCATGGATTCAAATATTATGCATCAAAAAATTAAGTTGATTGTGAAACCttaaaaatgagaaataaacGACACACTCACACCTGCAGGCACACATATTGGACATATCGTGCCTAAAGATGTATCACCAAATGTTGTAAGGACAATTTAACAAGTCATGCTCTCATGTTTCCTCATCTCACTTGTTTCCTGCAGAACCATTCTGTCGTTCATTGAAAGGAAATCGCTGGGCCACCCCCCCTCTGGACGCGCGCGCCTGTGCCGTGGAGCTCCCCCTCGCTGCGTGCATCGTGATCTAGTGGATGCAGAGTCTCGCGGAGAACGCAGGGTCACCGTCTGTCACTGCAAGGGGAAATACTGAAGAATTTGCAGCAGCGACTGTTGGGCATTGGTgcacctgagcagcagcagcagcagcagcagcagcagtgtatctggtaagtcagtgtgtgtttgtgtgtccgcTCCGTGTAGATGAAGCCACATTGCTGCACTATAGGAAGAGAAGCTGAGCATCCTCTCAGTAAAAGGCGACTCGGGGATAAAGGAATATCGCATCATTTCCCATCGGTTGGATTACGTCCAATTTCTCTTCTCTGCAGCCAGACCGACCAAGTACTGCAGATTTATCCGCAATACTTGAAATGTTGCAGATTTCAATTATGCATGCGTCATTTTATATGCTGTCTCGCTTGTTTGCATACGCCAAGGCTGAATCTTGCATCATATTGGATTACTATCACAGGATGCGCGCCCATAGAAGCTGTTTTCTTGACTCATTCGGTTTGATTTTGCACAGTCAACCTAATGTTCTCACTTTCTGTTGAAATGACAGCATGATGCAGGGTGTTGATTTTACTATGCAGCTGTCTCCGATTGCCCTTCGGATTGTAATGATCTCTAAATTTGACCTGAGTGTCCAGGTTGTATTTGCGGTGCAATATGTGAATATGGTGGATTGATCTTTACGGAAGTAGGCACATTAATTGTCAGTATGGCTTCAAAGAGTGTTGCCATGTTAAGTGCACTGTAGTAAATGGAGACTGTGGTCAAGGCTGGGGAAGGATTGCCATTTTATGTTCCTTACCATGAGCCCACCAGGTAAACAAGAGCAGGGATGTGAACTTCAGCCTTCAATATATgtcataataataacaatttaGTCTATTTGTTGGGTTTCATGCGTGCAAAGACGGTGGGATGGTGTTTGGGGTCATTTTTTTGTAGGATTTCTTGGTGAAATGGACGCGAATGTTAATGAGAGCTCTGACGTTATGTAATTGGTTGTCAGAGCGCAGCGAGGAGCCATCTCTATCGtcattgttttcctctctgacaaaccagcagcagcagcagcacagaggaggagcaTCCTGCTTTCTACATGGGATTAGGTGCATGTTCTCTTTTAATCATTCGTCAAATCTACTTTGAATGTCAAGAAGCCCGATGTCTGCGgggtttttttggggttttttgtgGGTGCCGCGTTTCACCCGGCCAGGCTCTATTCCCATAGAATGCAAACGGGCTACCTTCTGATTGCTTTTTCGTCAAAACCCTGCAGCTTTTCTTGGCAATGATGACGTCGCGCTTGAGAGACAGGTCGCTCGTGCCCGCCTCAGCGTGTTGTGGAGCTGTCCGCGGTGCTGAACTCACTGTTTTGCCGGAGCGCGTGTCTGTCAGCAGTCAAGGTGCCCCCAAGAGAGCTGACAcgaggctgcagagaggagacgaTGATATTGTCAGGGGGGGTAATCCAATTTTACTGAGAAAGGGGGAGTTAAAGAGTGCTGGCTATTTATTAGAAGACTCTCCTCACTCTTCAAGGAggatatctatctatctatctatctatctatctatctatctatctatctatctctatctctatctctatctatctatctatctctatctctatctctatctatctatctatctatctatctatctatctatctatctatctatctatctctatctctatctatctatctatctatctatctatctatctctatctatatctatctatctatctatctaatttATAGAGGGTTTTTTTGCacaaggtaaaataaaaactgaaatgtgtcaATAGCACAACCAATAACATGGTATTTGGTGCTAATGTTTTTCAAGTGTGTTCATTCAGTGTCCGGTCAGATTTATAATCCTGCTAGTTCTTTCATCAGAGACTCTCTGGTGTTAGTCCAAATTTGCCAGACCACTTTATTTGGATACATCAGATAAAGCTAAGCTACTAAGTTCTCATGTTTATGTGTTGGAGATGCAAGACGttgtgcttcctttttttttttttattgtacaaaAATATGTCAGTAGCTCTGAAGGTAGAAACATATGGAGTAAGTTTGTTGAAGTCTCAGTACAGCATGTCAGGTAACTCCTCTTCTGCGTGTGCTTTCATTTGAGTCTTTGTGTGCTATCAGCTGGTTCTGTGTCCTTGAGAGGAGCAATGCTATCAATTAAGTCACAGACTACTCTGCCTCTCCATTTAAAGGCAATGCCTTTATTTCTGAAGCCACACAAAGTCCTGTGTAACTTCCTGTAGTactccctgtgtgtctgtggtgatGTTCATTTTATGTCTCCATGCTCcagttggtttgtttttgatcACAGCGAAACGGCATCTCCCTGCTGAGGAATTTAATTTTCACTCAGGCGACCACTGGCTTGATCTGTGGTTATCTTTAACcacaaatttttaaaaaaagaacagaagtgATGAGATTAATGTTATTAACCACAGGAAGGGTAAGCAGTGATTGTTTGACCCAGAGGTGAAAGAAAAGAATAGTTTTAGGCAGTTTGGTTATATGGGTCGTTTTTAATCCTCTTCATTGCGGGTTCTTTTTGGCCGAAGTGAATATTTACTGGGATAGGATTAACAAAGAGTGTGGGATTTGTTTGATGCAGTGAAATACATgcttttgtcatttgtttttgttttttatctcctgctcttaaaacacaaaacatctaaaaaagGCAATAGCCTAATTCTGTCAAATGTTACAGTCACATAAGAAGCcagaaaaaagtgtgatttattcaACTGGAAACAAAGACATCCTCTTTATTTCAGACAAGAGTGTTcttcttattgttgtttttgtggtttaaaATGAGAGGATATTGATATCTGCCAACCAGAATAGatttctcttgttgttgttgttgtttttatgttttgtttccgGAAGGCAATAAGAGGGCTAGTAGAGAAAACGCAGCAAATCCTGTTTCACCTGCAAACCTTTAC
Coding sequences within it:
- the smim29 gene encoding small integral membrane protein 29; the encoded protein is MNNNTTTQPPAIIDGDVAVGYVLVPFFLITIVGIAAAVVMYIRKKRRVDRLRHQLLPVYTYDPSEELNEAEQEILWREEDTRVVQGWARSYQQRRPLLTKDVNA